One stretch of Shewanella sp. Arc9-LZ DNA includes these proteins:
- a CDS encoding IS66 family insertion sequence element accessory protein TnpB — MKTYRTTTQWQMLLQQRGSFSGTNIEFCQHHNVSITTYYKQRALLAEYQPNSTLPVQTTNPTSSRFIQLKQTTTEVCAQTHQNVVQFDIRTGQLMFPANLAMNDIVAIIKGLMA, encoded by the coding sequence ATGAAAACATACAGAACAACGACTCAGTGGCAGATGCTACTTCAACAACGCGGCTCGTTTAGTGGCACTAATATCGAATTTTGCCAACACCATAATGTCTCTATCACCACTTACTATAAACAGCGCGCTTTACTGGCTGAATATCAGCCTAATTCAACCTTGCCAGTGCAAACAACGAACCCCACATCATCACGTTTTATTCAGTTAAAACAAACCACCACTGAAGTCTGCGCGCAAACTCATCAAAATGTGGTGCAGTTTGATATCCGCACAGGCCAGTTAATGTTTCCTGCCAATTTAGCAATGAACGATATCGTTGCCATCATTAAAGGGCTGATGGCATGA
- the tnpB gene encoding IS66 family insertion sequence element accessory protein TnpB (TnpB, as the term is used for proteins encoded by IS66 family insertion elements, is considered an accessory protein, since TnpC, encoded by a neighboring gene, is a DDE family transposase.) has protein sequence MKMFVDVPTVYLCADVVDFRKSINGLAALVEAELELPVLSGALFVFCNKGRDKLKLLYWDNTGFALWYKRLDKYKFKWPKLMSPTMTLTEQQLHWLLAGYDVIGHSKIDVAGKQVL, from the coding sequence ATGAAGATGTTTGTTGATGTGCCCACCGTTTATTTATGTGCGGATGTGGTCGATTTTCGTAAATCGATTAATGGATTAGCCGCCTTAGTGGAAGCAGAGCTTGAACTACCGGTGCTCAGTGGTGCGCTATTTGTGTTTTGTAATAAAGGGCGCGACAAACTCAAACTGCTGTACTGGGATAACACCGGCTTTGCACTGTGGTATAAGCGATTAGATAAATATAAGTTCAAATGGCCTAAACTCATGTCACCCACCATGACATTAACCGAGCAACAATTACACTGGTTATTAGCGGGTTATGATGTGATTGGCCACAGCAAAATTGATGTCGCAGGTAAGCAAGTGCTTTAA
- a CDS encoding glycoside hydrolase family protein: protein MSSIKITQAVGLGGANNLNDVKVVQTALNKLLKLIPPTKSLIVDGRLGSRPENAKTVAAIKLFQRKVLNMVRPDGKIDANGRTHRKINEKLAGSIGLNIGLTLSVKGINLLKAIENFRSKPYDDQTGSDIRAWVEGATIGYGHLIAKGDWARYSSSITMSDASILFEHDLAPYVRDVRQHVKVALTQQQFDSLVIFTFNIGGSNFKSSSVLTLINDSAALTSYPNLESAWKAWKKSQGIVNKGLVNRRNCEWNIYTKGIYKEW from the coding sequence ATGTCATCAATAAAAATAACTCAAGCTGTCGGGCTGGGTGGAGCTAACAATTTAAATGATGTGAAAGTAGTACAAACTGCATTAAATAAATTACTCAAACTCATTCCTCCTACAAAATCACTAATTGTTGATGGCCGTTTAGGCTCTAGGCCTGAAAACGCTAAAACTGTTGCAGCGATAAAGCTATTTCAAAGAAAAGTACTCAATATGGTACGTCCAGACGGCAAAATTGACGCTAATGGTCGAACTCATCGAAAGATAAATGAAAAATTGGCAGGTAGCATTGGCTTAAATATCGGGCTTACATTAAGTGTAAAAGGCATTAACTTATTAAAAGCAATAGAAAATTTTAGAAGCAAACCTTATGATGATCAAACTGGTTCTGATATAAGAGCATGGGTTGAAGGAGCAACTATTGGATATGGTCATTTAATTGCTAAAGGTGATTGGGCTAGATACAGTTCTTCGATTACAATGTCTGACGCATCGATTTTATTTGAACATGATTTAGCCCCTTATGTTCGAGATGTGAGGCAACATGTAAAAGTAGCGTTAACTCAACAACAATTTGATTCACTTGTTATTTTTACCTTTAATATCGGCGGTTCAAACTTTAAGTCATCTTCGGTATTAACGTTAATTAATGACTCGGCAGCACTTACATCCTATCCAAATTTGGAGTCCGCTTGGAAAGCATGGAAAAAATCTCAAGGGATTGTTAATAAGGGTTTAGTTAATCGCAGAAATTGTGAATGGAACATTTATACAAAAGGGATCTATAAAGAATGGTAA
- a CDS encoding RHS repeat-associated core domain-containing protein, producing the protein MTVSNFNFKGHNRYIVIVPASASTPAGFQLLTFEQNNNVSEIINEISPHLVRDRNALIYARSLVMNAGVNASLNPRDITRKLSDIIERNLLRVYGETPKQQTQHSTETGTLGASSTNTKAPKTNKGKQTSASVQSGTVANHSPTEVAIDQQECRSDPVSMLSGEEILPLVDFELNGLMPLTWRRLYRSSKILNNVGMGYGWRHNFCVQLDHKYQAPAKVGPKKPGKYWFELTDDEGRVHVFDSVKRGQTSIQLSTGWSLVHQADGRHVLIKPDDSHWAFIQKQVAGKDVWQLETISNHQGQYFQLYYDQQGRLTQITTGPKRGVLLFYNAQSNLLKVASYMLDNEGNKQIHQNLLASYQYDDAQALIAATDSNGRVERYSYVKVKSADITSDSDHQYNPKSTTYLLQRRTRASGFSHHFSWDGQDQRAKCIEQWGDDDIYHYHFEYTALVNGIKSSCTDSLGHRETFIHNAQGLLTEHHKPNGTVIRHQYDAVGRKVATVDACNNPIQYTYNEQGQLLAVIQADGGTTRFEYNRLGQRIVTRDAIGRTAKRHYDATGRLLSESGFDGRQSQFQYNDAGQLTQKVDVNGVIHRYHWDRDGELLATQVGDALTRFSHDRLGRVNATINPQGLVTEFIRDNKGQIVESKSYPQDKQDHSEEAISHYYQYDDAGRIIRQRQQADVAGEQELSNDSEYIENIIDYDGLAQPRQQTFADGSWLKFFYDKERNLNRIERSDGAQYRIEYTATEQPKTLIGFDGREQHYQYDANDNLVAVNDSDIRFVELKRDSMGRICQQSSHVKLELSATSALLNTQNFYQYNPIGQITRAHNQHRTVQQHLDAQGRINRVLQSQWQLEYQYDDSGNRCGLTLPDGQQIDYQYNKNSQLSGISVTGNGFTVNGPSKQRIPLAHYHYLPSGLLHKTIQGNQLELTHAYDAHSRLIEQTWQHAQNQTRFFASRRYQYDKQHQLQRCESKFGNDSAVNGQSSEHIEHKPEVKQFSYNKISQLISISDTGVSGENPNIADNASNARQQYQWDAFGNPLQAIRASDTHTQGISSKHVSANETASSQSAETVRPNKKNHDVVVNNDRLMSMAGVDYRYDASGNQISQVGTGDKQQRSFNGLNQLVQINVNGKLTQYEYDALGRRSAKITELGRTDFIWDNHQLIGECTLGEYTWYIYQPDTFTPVALIKAGQVYYYHLDQLGTPICLTDENAKIVWRSQQDVFGQTIKSTSIKDTDIEDADNEHAYIDYAALQDKIANPIRFQGQYFDDESGLHYNRFRYYSPDQARFIHQDPIGLVGGINHYQYAPNHVNWVDPFGLLCKEGQSKVKAALDANLVISDELKDKLIALTKLENTPFTADEMIESIKSGTAENLVSKISKVDPIKVNWNESNPEGIEVKDPRDYFVGKIIYETLLGKGMEADLALTISRELLESGSVEPQVVTLQPGDKLYKLVPKNSGAPNENSPYFMTFEMLSKLPNDSQSTGSLLGLPQIPEEFDTYEVEAQEKVNVYQSTIAPFSVNNAKYRRKGGGVQTLIVNREKFSSPKMLVINE; encoded by the coding sequence ATGACGGTCAGTAATTTCAATTTTAAAGGTCATAACCGTTATATCGTTATCGTGCCTGCCAGTGCGTCAACGCCAGCTGGATTCCAGTTATTAACGTTTGAGCAAAACAATAATGTTAGTGAGATAATTAATGAAATCTCGCCTCATTTAGTTCGTGATCGTAATGCATTAATTTATGCGCGCAGTCTAGTGATGAATGCGGGTGTAAATGCTAGCTTAAATCCAAGAGATATCACTCGTAAACTCAGTGACATTATTGAGCGCAATTTACTCAGAGTGTATGGTGAAACACCCAAACAACAAACTCAGCATTCAACTGAAACAGGCACTCTAGGCGCAAGTTCAACCAATACCAAAGCACCCAAAACCAATAAGGGTAAACAAACTTCTGCGTCAGTTCAATCCGGTACTGTGGCGAATCATTCCCCGACGGAAGTGGCTATTGATCAGCAAGAGTGCCGCAGCGATCCCGTATCAATGTTAAGTGGCGAAGAAATTTTACCGTTAGTAGATTTTGAGCTTAATGGCTTAATGCCGCTAACGTGGCGTCGTTTGTATCGTTCGAGCAAAATTCTTAACAATGTTGGTATGGGTTACGGCTGGCGACATAACTTTTGTGTGCAGCTGGATCATAAATATCAAGCGCCAGCGAAAGTTGGGCCTAAAAAACCCGGTAAATATTGGTTTGAATTAACCGACGATGAAGGCCGAGTACATGTGTTCGACTCGGTTAAACGAGGGCAAACCAGTATCCAACTTTCAACAGGTTGGTCGTTAGTACATCAAGCTGATGGCCGCCATGTGTTAATAAAGCCCGATGACAGCCATTGGGCATTTATACAAAAACAAGTTGCAGGCAAAGATGTTTGGCAACTTGAAACCATTAGTAATCATCAAGGCCAATATTTTCAGCTGTATTATGATCAGCAAGGGCGTTTAACCCAAATCACCACAGGCCCAAAACGTGGCGTATTGTTATTTTACAATGCACAAAGCAATTTGTTAAAAGTCGCTTCGTACATGTTAGATAACGAAGGCAACAAACAAATTCACCAAAATTTGTTAGCCAGTTATCAATATGATGACGCTCAAGCACTTATAGCCGCCACAGATAGTAATGGGCGAGTAGAGCGTTACAGTTATGTTAAGGTCAAGTCAGCCGACATCACATCTGACAGTGATCATCAATACAATCCTAAAAGTACCACCTATCTATTACAACGCAGAACTCGTGCATCAGGCTTTAGTCATCACTTTTCGTGGGACGGACAAGACCAGCGCGCTAAATGTATTGAGCAATGGGGTGATGATGATATTTATCATTATCACTTTGAATATACGGCACTCGTTAACGGTATAAAAAGCAGTTGTACAGACTCTTTAGGTCATCGCGAGACTTTTATTCACAATGCACAAGGGCTTTTGACTGAGCATCATAAGCCTAATGGCACTGTGATACGTCATCAATATGACGCTGTTGGTCGCAAAGTGGCCACCGTTGATGCGTGTAATAATCCAATTCAATATACCTATAACGAGCAAGGGCAGTTACTGGCTGTTATTCAAGCGGATGGTGGTACCACAAGGTTTGAATATAATCGTTTAGGTCAAAGAATTGTCACCCGAGATGCGATAGGCCGAACGGCTAAAAGACATTACGATGCCACGGGACGATTATTGTCTGAGAGTGGTTTTGATGGCCGTCAAAGTCAATTTCAATACAATGATGCTGGGCAGTTAACTCAAAAAGTCGATGTTAATGGTGTTATTCATCGTTACCATTGGGACCGCGATGGCGAATTGTTGGCAACGCAAGTCGGTGATGCGTTAACTCGTTTTAGCCATGACAGACTGGGGCGAGTTAATGCCACGATTAATCCGCAAGGTTTGGTCACTGAATTTATTCGTGACAACAAAGGCCAAATTGTCGAAAGTAAATCCTATCCACAAGACAAACAAGATCACTCTGAAGAAGCCATTAGTCATTATTATCAATATGATGATGCCGGCCGTATTATTCGCCAGCGTCAACAGGCTGATGTAGCTGGCGAGCAAGAACTCAGTAACGATAGCGAGTACATTGAAAACATTATCGACTATGACGGTTTAGCCCAACCGCGCCAACAAACCTTTGCCGATGGCAGTTGGCTGAAGTTTTTTTATGATAAAGAACGTAACTTAAATCGCATCGAGCGAAGTGACGGGGCGCAGTACCGTATTGAATACACAGCAACAGAGCAACCTAAAACATTAATCGGTTTTGATGGCCGTGAACAACATTATCAATATGACGCCAATGATAACTTAGTGGCAGTGAACGACAGTGATATTCGTTTTGTTGAGTTAAAACGTGATTCAATGGGGCGAATTTGTCAGCAAAGTAGTCATGTCAAACTTGAGCTCAGTGCCACATCTGCATTACTGAATACTCAGAACTTTTATCAATATAATCCGATAGGTCAAATTACTCGAGCCCATAACCAACATCGCACCGTGCAGCAACACCTTGACGCTCAAGGGCGTATAAATCGGGTATTACAAAGCCAGTGGCAACTTGAATATCAATATGATGATTCAGGCAACCGCTGTGGCTTAACCTTGCCTGACGGGCAACAGATTGATTATCAATACAATAAAAACAGTCAATTAAGTGGCATTAGCGTTACAGGCAATGGATTTACAGTCAATGGCCCATCGAAGCAGCGCATACCGCTGGCTCATTATCACTATCTGCCATCGGGTTTGTTGCACAAAACAATCCAGGGTAATCAGCTTGAACTCACTCATGCCTATGATGCTCATTCAAGGTTAATTGAGCAGACATGGCAACATGCACAAAATCAGACTCGATTCTTTGCATCAAGACGTTATCAATACGATAAACAGCATCAATTACAACGCTGCGAAAGTAAGTTTGGAAACGATAGTGCTGTGAATGGTCAATCTTCTGAGCATATCGAACATAAGCCAGAGGTTAAACAGTTTAGCTATAACAAAATCAGCCAGTTAATCAGTATTAGTGATACTGGCGTGTCTGGCGAAAACCCAAATATTGCTGACAATGCATCTAATGCTCGTCAGCAATACCAATGGGATGCTTTTGGTAACCCATTACAGGCTATTCGTGCTAGTGATACCCATACCCAAGGTATAAGTAGTAAACATGTTAGCGCTAATGAAACTGCTAGCAGTCAATCAGCTGAAACAGTAAGGCCAAATAAAAAAAATCATGATGTGGTGGTTAACAACGACCGCTTAATGAGTATGGCTGGAGTTGATTACCGCTATGACGCCAGTGGCAACCAAATCAGCCAAGTGGGCACTGGCGATAAACAACAGCGCAGCTTTAATGGTTTAAACCAGTTGGTGCAAATCAACGTTAATGGCAAGCTGACCCAATACGAATATGATGCCCTAGGCCGTCGCAGTGCAAAAATCACCGAACTAGGTCGCACCGACTTCATTTGGGACAATCATCAGCTTATTGGCGAATGCACTTTAGGTGAATACACTTGGTATATTTATCAGCCTGATACTTTTACACCTGTAGCACTGATTAAAGCAGGACAGGTTTATTATTATCACTTAGACCAACTCGGCACACCTATTTGCTTAACGGATGAAAATGCTAAAATTGTCTGGCGCAGCCAACAAGATGTGTTCGGCCAGACAATTAAAAGCACATCTATTAAAGATACAGATATTGAAGATGCGGATAATGAGCATGCCTATATTGATTATGCAGCTCTGCAAGACAAGATTGCTAACCCAATCCGTTTTCAAGGGCAATACTTTGATGACGAATCAGGGTTACACTACAATCGTTTTAGGTACTACAGCCCCGATCAAGCTCGATTTATACACCAAGACCCTATTGGTTTGGTAGGCGGGATAAACCATTATCAATACGCACCTAATCATGTCAACTGGGTGGATCCGTTTGGGTTATTGTGTAAAGAAGGTCAAAGTAAGGTTAAAGCAGCTTTAGACGCAAACCTGGTAATATCTGATGAGTTAAAAGATAAGCTAATAGCGCTTACTAAATTAGAGAACACGCCTTTTACCGCAGATGAAATGATTGAAAGTATTAAAAGCGGAACAGCAGAAAACTTAGTATCAAAAATATCGAAAGTAGACCCTATTAAAGTTAATTGGAATGAGTCAAATCCTGAAGGGATTGAAGTTAAAGATCCAAGAGATTATTTTGTTGGTAAAATCATTTATGAAACCCTTTTAGGAAAGGGAATGGAAGCTGATCTGGCATTGACTATATCACGAGAGTTGTTAGAGTCAGGAAGTGTTGAGCCACAAGTTGTCACTTTACAACCCGGAGATAAACTGTATAAATTAGTTCCCAAAAATTCAGGTGCGCCTAATGAAAACTCTCCATACTTTATGACATTTGAAATGCTCAGTAAGCTACCAAATGATTCACAAAGTACAGGTTCTTTACTTGGTTTACCGCAAATACCAGAAGAGTTCGATACTTACGAGGTCGAAGCTCAAGAAAAAGTAAATGTTTATCAAAGCACAATCGCCCCATTTTCTGTTAATAATGCGAAATACCGTAGGAAAGGTGGAGGCGTCCAAACCCTTATAGTTAATAGAGAGAAATTTAGTTCTCCTAAGATGTTGGTAATAAATGAATAA